The following proteins come from a genomic window of Sebastes fasciatus isolate fSebFas1 chromosome 6, fSebFas1.pri, whole genome shotgun sequence:
- the LOC141769758 gene encoding uncharacterized protein LOC141769758 isoform X1: MSSVEYLREFVNERLTAAAEEIFRVFKKTIIEYEEEIDRQRKLLDIVWKPEIKLHRIELPQQHVCKEEEVLADQQLCIQERNSSLDQEDPEPPQIKEEQEELCISQEGEQLEVKQETETFMLTPTYEESDHSEDQTLDFYSDQSQSVAETELPASMCISWLKNESERENPEVSELNSDHQLLSHNSHVAESQDQKEGKNGHLGSTSNAETKQQTRHHKCTSHSNNIYNRTMSTIGINTHTGKKSFKCDTCEKAFKNNSILQRHLRIHTGEKPYSCNTCGKRFSEKYTLNVHIRIHLGEKPFTCKTCGKDFSRNSDLLRHMRKVHTGENPYSCNTCGKTHFCISDLRAHIRIHKGEKPYSCNTCGKRFTQKSTLNVHVRIHSGEKPFICKTCGKDFSRNTNLLVHMRRVHTGEKPYLCKTCGKDFFLKFDLVRHMRRAHTGENPYSCNTCGNKYSSTSVLKTHIRIHTGEKPYSCNTCGKRFTQKSTLNVHIRIHSGEKPFTCKTCGKDFSRNFLLLLHMRRVHNGEKSYLCKICGKRWFDAYQLARHVRSHSGK; this comes from the exons ATGTCTTCAGTTGAGTATTTGAGAGAGTTTGTTAACGagcgactaactgctgctgctgaagaaatattcagagttttTAAAAAGACCATTATCGAGTACGAGGAAGAGATCGATCGTCAGCGCAAACTGTTGGATATCGTTTGGAAACCGGAAATAAAGTTACACAGGATAG agctcccacagcagcatgtctgtaaggaggaggaggttctcgctgaccagcagctctgtattcaggagaggaactccagtctggaccaagaggacccagagcctccacagattaaagaggaacaggaggaactctgcatcagtcaggagggagagcagcttgaagtgaagcaggagactgagacctttatgttgactcctaCTTATGAGGAAAGTGATCACAGTGAAGATCAGACTCTGGACTTTTATTCTGACCAAAGTCAGAGTGTAGCAGAGACAGAGCTCCCAGCTAGCATGTGTATCAGTTGGCTAAAAAACGAATCTGAACGGGAAAATCCTGAAGTATCAGAACTAAACAGTGACCACCAGCTCCTCTCTCACAACTCTCATGTAGCTGAGAGCCAAGATCAGAAAGAAGGCAAGAATGGACACTTGGGATCAACTAGTaatgcagaaacaaaacaacagacaagacatcacaaatgcacaagtcACAGTAACAACATATATAACCGTACTATGTCAACAATTGGCATTAATACTCACACAGGTAAAAAGTCTTTCAAATGTGACACCTGTGAGAAAGCTTTCAAGAACAACTCAATTTTGCAGAGACAcctgagaatccacacaggcgagaagccatattcttgcaacaCGTGTGGGAAAAGATTCTCTGAGAAATATACATTGAATGTTCATATACGAATCCACTTAGGCGAGAAGCCgtttacatgcaaaacatgtggaaaagatttcagTCGTAATAGTGACTTGTTGCGCCACATGAGAAAagtccacacaggtgagaaccCATATTCTTGTAACACCTGtgggaaaacacatttttgtatatCTGATTTGAGGGCTCATATAAGAATCCACAAAggcgagaagccatattcttgcaacacgtgtgggaaaagattcactCAGAAATCAACATTGAATGTTCACGTACGAATCCACTCCGGTGAGAAGCCGTTCatatgcaaaacatgtggaaaagatttcagTCGTAATACTAACTtgttggtccacatgagaagagtccacactggtgagaagccatatttatgcaaaacatgtggaaaagatttctTTCTTAAATTTGACTTGGTGCGCCACATGAGAAGAGCCCACACAGGCGAGAACCCATATTCTTGTAACACCTGTGGGAACAAATATTCTTCCACATCCGTTTTGAAGACTCATATAAGAATCCACACAggcgagaagccatattcttgcaacacgtgtgggaaaagattcactCAGAAATCAACATTGAATGTTCATATACGAATCCActcaggtgagaagccgtttacatgcaaaacatgtgggaaagatttcagtCGTAATTTTCTCTTGTTGCTCCACATGAGAAGAGTCCACAATGGTGAGAAGTCGTACCTTTGTAAGATCTGTGGGAAAAGATGGTTTGATGCGTATCAATTGGCAAGGCATGTAAGATCCCATTCAGGCAAGTAG
- the LOC141769762 gene encoding uncharacterized protein LOC141769762, producing MSSVVYLREFVNERLTAAAEEIFRVFKKTIIEYEEEIDRQRKLLDIVWKPEIKLHRIELPQQHVCKEEEVLADQQLCIQERNSSLDQEDPEPPQIKGEQEELCISQEGEQLELKQETETFMLTPTDEESDHSEDQTLKFNSNDTLSPAEKESVFNMPVISSVVSELNSDHQLLSHNSHVAESQDQKEGKNGDSGSTSNAETKQQTRHHKCTSHSNNIYNRTMSTIGINTHRGKKSFKCDTCEKAFKNNSNWQRHLRIHTGEKPYSCNTCGKKFSEKYTLNVHIRIHLGEKPFTCKPCGKDFSRNRDLLLHMRKVHTGENPYSCNTCGKKYFCTSDLRAHIRIHKGEKPYSCNTCGKRFTQKSTLNVHVRIHSGEKPFICKTCGKDFSRNTNLLVHMRRAHTGEKPYLCKTCGKDFFLKLDLVRHMRRAHTGENPYSCNTCGNKYSSTSVLKTHIRIHTGEKPYSCNTCGKRFTQKSTLNVHIRIHSGEKPFTCKTCGKDFSRNFLLLLHMRRVHNGEKPYLCKICGKRWFDAYQLARHVRSHTGK from the exons ATGTCTTCAGTTGTGTATTTGAGAGAGTTTGTTAACGagcgactaactgctgctgctgaagaaatattcagagttttTAAAAAGACCATTATCGAGTACGAGGAAGAGATCGATCGTCAGCGCAAACTGTTGGATATCGTTTGGAAACCGGAAATAAAGTTACACAGGATAG agctcccacagcaacatgtctgtaaggaggaggaggttctcgctgaccagcagctctgtattcaggagaggaactccagtctggaccaagaggacccagagcctccacagattaaaggggaacaggaggaactctgcatcagtcaggagggagagcagcttgaactgaagcaggagactgagacctttatgttgactcctaCTGATGAGGAAAGTGACCACAGTGAAGATCAGACTCTGAAATTCAATTCTAATGACACTTTAAGTCCAGCAGAGAAAGAGTCTGTATTCAACATGCCAGTTATAAGCTCTGTGGTATCAGAACTAAACAGTGACCACCAGCTCCTCTCTCACAACTCTCATGTAGCTGAGAGCCAAGATCAGAAAGAAGGCAAGAAtggagactcaggatcaactagtaatgcagaaacaaaacaacagacaagacatcacaaatgcacaagtcACAGTAACAACATATATAACCGTACTATGTCAACAATTGGCATTAATACTCACAGAGGTAAAAAGTCTTTCAAATGTGACACCTGTGAGAAAGCTTTCAAGAACAACTCAAATTGGCAGAGACAcctgagaatccacacaggcgagaagccatattcttgcaacaCGTGTGGGAAAAAATTCTCTGAGAAATATACATTGAATGTTCATATACGAATCCACTTAGGCGAGAAGCCGTTTACATGCAAAccatgtggaaaagatttcagTCGTAATCGTGACTTGTTGCTCCACATGAGAAAagtccacacaggtgagaaccCATATTCTTGTAACACCTgtgggaaaaaatatttttgtacatCTGATTTGAGGGCTCATATAAGGATCCACAAAggcgagaagccatattcttgcaacacgtgtgggaaaagattcactCAGAAATCAACATTGAATGTTCACGTACGAATCCACTCCGGTGAGAAGCCGTTCatatgcaaaacatgtggaaaagatttcagTCGTAATACTAACTtgttggtccacatgagaagagcccacactggtgagaagccatatttatgcaaaacatgtggaaaagatttctTTCTTAAATTGGACTTGGTGCGCCACATGAGAAGAGCCCACACAGGCGAGAACCCATATTCTTGTAACACCTGTGGGAACAAATATTCTTCCACATCCGTTTTGAAGACTCATATAAGAATCCACACAggcgagaagccatattcttgcaacacgtgtgggaaaagattcactCAGAAATCAACATTGAATGTTCATATACGAATCCActcaggtgagaagccgtttacatgcaaaacatgtgggaaagatttcagtCGTAATTTTCTCTTGTTGCTCCACATGAGAAGAGTCCACAATGGTGAGAAGCCGTACCTTTGTAAGATCTGTGGGAAAAGATGGTTTGATGCGTATCAATTGGCAAGGCATGTAAGATCCCATACAGGCAAGTAG
- the LOC141769759 gene encoding uncharacterized protein LOC141769759, whose protein sequence is MSSVEYLREFVNERLTAAAEEIFRVFKKTIIEYEEEIDRQRKLLDIVWKPEIKLHRIELPQQHVCKEEEVLADQQLCIQERNSSLDQEDPEPPQIKEEQEELCIDQEGEQLEVKQETETVMLTPTDEESDHSEDQTLKFNSNDTLSPAEKESVFNMPVISSVVSELNSDHQLLSHNSHVAESQDQKEGKNGHSGSTSNAETKQQARHHKCTSHSNNIYNRTMSTIGINTHRGKKSFKCDICEKAFKNKSNWQRHLRIHTGEKPYSCNTCGKKFSEKYTLNVHIRIHLGEKSFTCKPCGKDFSRNRDLLLHMRKVHTGENPYSCNTCGKKYFCTSDLRAHIRIHKGEKPYSCNTCGKRFTQKSTLNVHVRIHSGEKPFICKTCGKDFSRNTNLLVHMRRVHTGEKPYLCKTCGKDFFLKLDLVRHMRRAHTGENPYSCNTCGNKYSSTSVLKTHIRIHTGEKPYSCNTCGKRFTQKSTLNVHIRIHSGEKPFTCKTCGKDFSRNFLLLLHMRRVHNGEKPYLCKICGKRWFDAYQLARHVRSHSGK, encoded by the exons ATGTCTTCAGTTGAGTATTTGAGAGAGTTTGTTAACGagcgactaactgctgctgctgaagaaatattcagagttttTAAAAAGACCATTATCGAGTACGAGGAAGAGATCGATCGTCAGCGCAAACTGTTGGATATCGTTTGGAAACCTGAAATAAAGTTACACAGGATAG agctcccacagcaacatgtctgtaaggaggaggaggttctcgctgaccagcagctctgtattcaggagaggaactccagtctggaccaagaggacccagagcctccacagattaaagaggaacaggaggaactctgcatcgatcaggagggagagcagcttgaaGTGAAGCAGGAGACTGAGACCGTTATGTTGACTCCTACTGATGAGGAAAGTGACCACAGTGAAGATCAGACTCTGAAATTCAATTCTAATGACACTTTAAGTCCAGCAGAGAAAGAGTCTGTATTCAACATGCCAGTTATAAGCTCTGTGGTATCAGAACTAAACAGTGACCACCAGCTCCTTTCTCACAACTCTCATGTAGCTGAGAGCCAAGATCAGAAAGAAGGCAAGAATGGACACTCTGGATCAACTAGTaatgcagaaacaaaacaacaggcaagacatcacaaatgcacaagtcACAGTAACAACATATATAACCGTACTATGTCAACAATTGGCATTAATACTCACAGAGGTAAAAAGTCTTTCAAATGTGACATCTGTGAGAAAGCTTTCAAGAACAAATCAAATTGGCAGAGACAcctgagaatccacacaggcgagaagccatattcttgcaacaCGTGTGGGAAAAAATTCTCTGAGAAATATACATTGAATGTTCATATACGAATCCACTTAGGCGAGAAGTCATTTACATGCAAAccatgtggaaaagatttcagTCGTAATCGTGACTTGTTGCTCCACATGAGAAAagtccacacaggtgagaaccCATATTCTTGTAACACCTgtgggaaaaaatatttttgtacatCTGATTTGAGGGCTCATATAAGGATCCACAAAggcgagaagccatattcttgcaacacgtgtgggaaaagattcactCAGAAATCAACATTGAATGTTCACGTACGAATCCACTCCGGTGAGAAGCCGTTCatatgcaaaacatgtggaaaagatttcagTCGTAATACTAACTtgttggtccacatgagaagagtccacactggtgagaagccatatttatgcaaaacatgtggaaaagatttctTTCTTAAATTGGACTTGGTGCGCCACATGAGAAGAGCCCACACAGGCGAGAACCCATATTCTTGTAACACCTGTGGGAACAAATATTCTTCCACATCCGTTTTGAAGACTCATATAAGAATCCACACAggcgagaagccatattcttgcaacacgtgtgggaaaagattcactCAGAAATCAACATTGAATGTTCATATACGAATCCActcaggtgagaagccgtttacatgcaaaacatgtgggaaagatttcagtCGTAATTTTCTCTTGTTGCTCCACATGAGAAGAGTCCACAATGGTGAGAAGCCGTACCTTTGTAAGATCTGTGGGAAAAGATGGTTTGATGCGTATCAATTGGCAAGGCATGTAAGATCCCATTCAGGCAAGTAG
- the LOC141769758 gene encoding uncharacterized protein LOC141769758 isoform X2, producing MSSVEYLREFVNERLTAAAEEIFRVFKKTIIEYEEEIDRQRKLLDIVWKPEIKLHRIELPQQHVCKEEEVLADQQLCIQERNSSLDQEDPEPPQIKEEQEELCISQEGEQLEVKQETETFMLTPTYEESDHSEDQTLDFYSDQSQSVAETELPASMCISWLKNESERENPEVSELNSDHQLLSHNSHVAESQDQKEGKNGHLGSTSNAETKQQTRHHKCTSHSNNIYNRTMSTIGINTHTGKKSFKCDTCEKAFKNNSILQRHLRIHTGENPYSCNTCGKTHFCISDLRAHIRIHKGEKPYSCNTCGKRFTQKSTLNVHVRIHSGEKPFICKTCGKDFSRNTNLLVHMRRVHTGEKPYLCKTCGKDFFLKFDLVRHMRRAHTGENPYSCNTCGNKYSSTSVLKTHIRIHTGEKPYSCNTCGKRFTQKSTLNVHIRIHSGEKPFTCKTCGKDFSRNFLLLLHMRRVHNGEKSYLCKICGKRWFDAYQLARHVRSHSGK from the exons ATGTCTTCAGTTGAGTATTTGAGAGAGTTTGTTAACGagcgactaactgctgctgctgaagaaatattcagagttttTAAAAAGACCATTATCGAGTACGAGGAAGAGATCGATCGTCAGCGCAAACTGTTGGATATCGTTTGGAAACCGGAAATAAAGTTACACAGGATAG agctcccacagcagcatgtctgtaaggaggaggaggttctcgctgaccagcagctctgtattcaggagaggaactccagtctggaccaagaggacccagagcctccacagattaaagaggaacaggaggaactctgcatcagtcaggagggagagcagcttgaagtgaagcaggagactgagacctttatgttgactcctaCTTATGAGGAAAGTGATCACAGTGAAGATCAGACTCTGGACTTTTATTCTGACCAAAGTCAGAGTGTAGCAGAGACAGAGCTCCCAGCTAGCATGTGTATCAGTTGGCTAAAAAACGAATCTGAACGGGAAAATCCTGAAGTATCAGAACTAAACAGTGACCACCAGCTCCTCTCTCACAACTCTCATGTAGCTGAGAGCCAAGATCAGAAAGAAGGCAAGAATGGACACTTGGGATCAACTAGTaatgcagaaacaaaacaacagacaagacatcacaaatgcacaagtcACAGTAACAACATATATAACCGTACTATGTCAACAATTGGCATTAATACTCACACAGGTAAAAAGTCTTTCAAATGTGACACCTGTGAGAAAGCTTTCAAGAACAACTCAATTTTGCAGAGACAcctgagaatccacacag gtgagaaccCATATTCTTGTAACACCTGtgggaaaacacatttttgtatatCTGATTTGAGGGCTCATATAAGAATCCACAAAggcgagaagccatattcttgcaacacgtgtgggaaaagattcactCAGAAATCAACATTGAATGTTCACGTACGAATCCACTCCGGTGAGAAGCCGTTCatatgcaaaacatgtggaaaagatttcagTCGTAATACTAACTtgttggtccacatgagaagagtccacactggtgagaagccatatttatgcaaaacatgtggaaaagatttctTTCTTAAATTTGACTTGGTGCGCCACATGAGAAGAGCCCACACAGGCGAGAACCCATATTCTTGTAACACCTGTGGGAACAAATATTCTTCCACATCCGTTTTGAAGACTCATATAAGAATCCACACAggcgagaagccatattcttgcaacacgtgtgggaaaagattcactCAGAAATCAACATTGAATGTTCATATACGAATCCActcaggtgagaagccgtttacatgcaaaacatgtgggaaagatttcagtCGTAATTTTCTCTTGTTGCTCCACATGAGAAGAGTCCACAATGGTGAGAAGTCGTACCTTTGTAAGATCTGTGGGAAAAGATGGTTTGATGCGTATCAATTGGCAAGGCATGTAAGATCCCATTCAGGCAAGTAG
- the LOC141769763 gene encoding uncharacterized protein LOC141769763 — protein sequence MSSVEYLREFVNERLTAAAEEIFRVFKKTIIEYEEEIDRQRKLLDIVWKPEIKLHRIELPQQHVCKEEEVLADQQLCIQERNSSLDQEDPEPPQIKEEQEELCTSQEGEQLELKQETETFMLTPTDEESDHSEDQTLNFNIDKSQSTAETELPASMCNSWLKNESDWENPEISEPNSDHQLLSHNSHVAESQDQKGGKNGDSGSTSNEEPKPQTRHQKCTSHSDNIYNSTMGKKSFKCDTCEKAFENNSDWQRHLRSHTGKKSYSCNTCGKRFTQKSILTNHIRIHTGETFTCKTCGKDFSRNSDLSVHMRRAHTGEKPYLCKICGKDFCRNSDLLLHMRRVHTGENPYSCNTCGKNYFCTSDLRAHIRIHTGEKPYSCNTCGKRFTQKSTLNVHIQIHSGKKPFTCKTCGKDFSRNSNLLFHIRRVHTGEKLFTCKTCGKDFSSNSELLLHMRRVHNGEKPYLCKICGKRWFDAYQLARHVRSHTGK from the exons ATGTCTTCAGTTGAGTATTTGAGAGAGTTTGTTAACGagcgactaactgctgctgctgaagaaatattcagagttttTAAAAAGACCATTATCGAGTACGAGGAAGAGATCGATCGTCAGCGCAAACTGTTGGATATCGTTTGGAAACCGGAAATAAAGTTACACAGGATAG agctcccacagcaacatgtctgtaaggaggaggaggttctcgctgaccagcagctctgtattcaggagaggaactccagtctggaccaagaggacccagagcctccacagattaaagaggaacaggaggaactctgcaccagtcaggagggagagcagcttgaactgaagcaggagactgagacctttatgttgactcctaCTGATGAGGAAAGTGACCACAGTGAAGATCAGACTCTGAACTTTAATATTGACAAAAgtcagagtacagcagagacagagCTCCCAGCTAGCATGTGTAATAGTTGGCTTAAAAACGAATCTGACTGGGAAAATCCTGAAATATCAGAACCAAACAGTGACCACCAGCTCCTCTCTCACAACTCTCATGTAGCTGAGAGCCAAGACCAGAAAGGAGGTAAGAAtggagactcaggatcaactagTAATGAAGAGCCAAAACCACAGACAAGACATCAGAAATGCACAAGTCACAGTGACAACATATATAACTCTACTATGGGTAAAAAGTCTTTCAAATGTGACACCTGTGAGAAAGCTTTCGAGAACAACTCAGATTGGCAGAGACACCTGAGAAGCCACACAGGCAAGAAGTCATATTCTTGCAACAcgtgtgggaaaagattcactCAAAAATCAATATTGACCAATCATATACGAATACACACAGGTGAGACGtttacttgcaaaacatgtggaaaagattttaGTCGTAATTCTGACTTGTCGGTCCACATGAGAAGagcccacacaggtgagaagccatatttgTGCAAAATTTGTGGAAAAGATTTTTGTCGTAATAGTGACTTGTTGCTCCACATGAGAAGagtccacacaggtgagaaccCATATTCCTGTAACACCTGTGGGAAAAATTATTTTTGTACATCCGATTTGAGGGCTCATATAAGAATCCACACAggcgagaagccatattcttgcaacacgtgtgggaaaagattcactCAGAAATCAACATTGAATGTTCATATACAAATCCACTCGGGTAAGAAGCCgtttacatgcaaaacatgtggaaaagatttcagTCGTAATAGTAACTTGTTGTTCCACATTAGAAGAgtccacactggtgagaagctgtttacatgcaaaacatgtggaaaagatttcagTAGTAATTCTGAGTTGTTGCTCCACATGAGAAGAGTCCACAATGGTGAGAAGCCGTACCTTTGTAAGATCTGTGGGAAAAGATGGTTTGATGCGTATCAATTGGCAAGGCATGTAAGATCACATACAGGCAAATAG
- the LOC141769774 gene encoding uncharacterized protein LOC141769774: MLTPTDEESDHSEDQTLYFNLDKSQSTAETELPASMCNSWLKNESDWENPEISEPNSDHQLLSHNSHVAESQDQKGGKNGDSGSTSNEEPKPQTRHQKCTSHSDNIYNSTMGKKSFKCDTCEKAFENNSDWQRHLRSHTGKKSYSCNTCGKRFTQKSILTNHIRIHTGETFTCKTCGKDFSRNSDLSVHMRRAHTGEKPYLCKICGKEFCRNSVLLLHMRRVHTGENPYSCNTCGKNYFCTSDLRAHIRIHTGEKPYSCNTCGKRFTQKSTLNVHIRIHSGEKPFTCKTCGKDFNRNGNLLFHMRTVHTGEKLFTCKTCGKDFSSNGNLLLHMRRVHNGEKPYLCKICGKRWFDAYQLARHVRSHTGK, translated from the coding sequence atgttgactcctaCTGATGAGGAAAGTGACCACAGTGAAGATCAGACTCTGTACTTTAATCTTGACAAAAgtcagagtacagcagagacagagCTCCCAGCTAGCATGTGTAATAGTTGGCTTAAAAACGAATCTGACTGGGAAAATCCTGAAATATCAGAACCAAACAGTGACCACCAGCTCCTCTCTCACAACTCTCATGTAGCTGAGAGCCAAGACCAGAAAGGAGGTAAGAAtggagactcaggatcaactagTAATGAAGAGCCAAAACCACAGACAAGACATCAGAAATGCACAAGTCACAGTGACAACATATATAACTCTACTATGGGTAAAAAGTCTTTCAAATGTGACACCTGTGAGAAAGCTTTCGAGAACAACTCAGATTGGCAGAGACACCTGAGAAGCCACACAGGCAAGAAGTCATATTCTTGCAACAcgtgtgggaaaagattcactCAAAAATCAATATTGACCAATCATATACGAATACACACAGGTGAGACGtttacttgcaaaacatgtggaaaagattttaGTCGTAATTCTGACTTGTCGGTCCACATGAGAAGagcccacacaggtgagaagccatatttgTGCAAAATTTGTGGAAAAGAATTTTGTCGTAATAGTGTCTTGTTGCTCCACATGAGAAGagtccacacaggtgagaaccCATATTCCTGTAACACCTGTGGGAAAAATTATTTTTGTACATCCGATTTGAGGGCTCATATAAGAATCCACACAggcgagaagccatattcttgcaacacgtgtgggaaaagattcactCAGAAATCAACATTGAATGTTCATATACGAATCCActcaggtgagaagccgtttacatgcaaaacatgtggaaaagatttcaATCGTAATGGTAACTTGTTGTTCCACATGAGAACAgtccacactggtgagaagctgtttacatgcaaaacatgtggaaaagatttcagTAGTAATGGTAACTTGTTGCTCCACATGAGAAGAGTCCACAATGGTGAGAAGCCGTACCTTTGTAAGATCTGTGGGAAAAGATGGTTTGATGCGTATCAATTGGCAAGGCATGTAAGATCACATACAGGCAAATAG
- the LOC141769760 gene encoding uncharacterized protein LOC141769760 has translation MSSVEYLREFVNERLTAAAEEIFRVFKKTIIEYEEEIDRQRKLLDIVWKPEIKLHRIELPQQHVCKDEEVLADQQLCIQERNSNLDQEDPEPPQIKEEQEELCISQEEEQLELKQETETFMLTPTDEESDHSEDQTLKFNSNDTLSPAEKESVFNMPVISSVVSELNSDHQLLSHNSHVAESQDQKEGKNGHSGSTSNAETKQQARHHKCTSHSNNIYNRTMSTIGINTHTGKKSFKCDICEKAFKNNSNWQRHLRIHTGEKPYSCNTCGKRFSQKSTLNVHIRIHLGEKPFTCKTCGKDFSRNSDLLLHMRRVHTGENPYSCNTCGKKYFCTSDLRAHIRIHTGEKPYSCNTCGKRFTQKSTLNVHILIHSGEKLFTCKTCGKDFNRNSNLLVHMRRVHTGEKPFTCKTCGKDFCRNSDLLRHMRRAHTGENPYSCSTCGKKYSSTSDLKTHIRIHTGEKPYSCNTCGKRFTQKSTLNVHIRIHSGEKPFTCKTCGKDFSHNSELLLHMRRVHNGEKPYLCKICGKRWFDAYQLARHVRSHTGK, from the exons ATGTCTTCAGTTGAGTATTTGAGAGAGTTTGTTAACGagcgactaactgctgctgctgaagaaatattTAGAGTTTTTAAAAAGACCATTATCGAGTACGAGGAAGAGATCGATCGTCAGCGCAAACTGTTGGATATCGTTTGGAAACCTGAAATAAAGTTACACAGGATAG agctcccacagcaacatgtctgtaaggaCGAGGAGGTTCTcgctgaccagcagctctgtattcaggagaggaactccaatctggaccaagaggacccagagcctccacagattaaagaggaacaggaggaactctgcatcagtcaggaggaagagcagcttgaactgaagcaggagactgagacctttatgttgactcctaCTGATGAGGAAAGTGACCACAGTGAAGATCAGACTCTGAAATTCAATTCTAATGACACTTTAAGTCCAGCAGAGAAAGAGTCTGTATTCAACATGCCAGTTATAAGCTCTGTGGTATCAGAACTAAACAGTGACCACCAGCTCCTTTCTCACAACTCTCATGTAGCTGAGAGCCAAGATCAGAAAGAAGGCAAGAATGGACACTCTGGATCAACTAGTaatgcagaaacaaaacaacaggcaagacatcacaaatgcacaagtcACAGTAACAACATATATAACCGTACTATGTCAACAATTGGCATTAATACTCACACAGGTAAAAAGTCTTTCAAATGTGACATCTGTGAGAAAGCTTTCAAGAACAACTCAAATTGGCAGAGACACCTGAGAATCCACACGggcgagaagccatattcttgcaacaCGTGTGGGAAAAGATTCTCTCAGAAATCAACATTGAATGTTCATATACGAATCCACTTAGGCGAGAAGCcatttacatgcaaaacatgtggaaaagatttcagTCGTAATAGTGACTTGTTGCTCCACATGAGAAGagtccacacaggtgagaaccCATATTCTTGTAACACCTgtgggaaaaaatatttttgtacatCTGATTTGAGGGCTCATATAAGAATCCACACGggcgagaagccatattcttgcaacacgtgtgggaaaagattcactCAGAAATCAACATTGAATGTTCATATACTAATCCACTCAGGTGAGAAGCtgtttacatgcaaaacatgtgggaaagatttcaatCGTAATAGTAACTtgttggtccacatgagaagagTCCACACTGGGGAGAAGCCgtttacatgcaaaacatgtgggaaagatttttGTCGTAATAGTGACTTGTTGCGCCACATGAGAAGagcccacacaggtgagaaccCATATTCTTGTAGCACCTGTGGGAAAAAATATTCTTCTACATCCGATTTGAAGACTCATATAAGAATCCACACAggcgagaagccatattcttgcaacacgtgtgggaaaagattcactCAGAAATCAACATTGAATGTTCATATACGAATCCActcaggtgagaagccgtttacatgcaaaacatgtggaaaagatttcagTCATAATTCTGAGTTGTTGCTCCACATGAGAAGAGTCCACAATGGTGAGAAGCCGTACCTTTGTAAGATCTGTGGGAAAAGATGGTTTGATGCGTATCAATTGGCAAGGCATGTAAGATCCCATACAGGCAAGTAG